A window of Mycobacterium bourgelatii genomic DNA:
TCGACGCCGGCGACGTCGGCGAACGTGGTCTTCGGCATGTCCTTGGACATCTGTTTGGCGCGCGATTTGCCGAAGCCGAAGCCCATGCGGGCACCGCCCTGCATGCGGGAGAACATCACGAACAGACCGACCAGCAACAACAGCGGCAGCACATAGACCAGTAGCTCACCCAGGATGCTGCCCTCGTTGACAACGGTGTTGACCTTGGCGTTCTTGGCGTTCAACGCGTTGAACAGGTCGACGCCGTAGCCGGCGGGGAACTTGGTGATGATCTTGTCGGAGTTCTCCGTTTCGTCGTTGCCCTTCTTGAGGGTCAACCGCAGCTGTTGTTCCCGGTCGTCTATCTGCGCGCTTTTCACGTTGTCGCTGTTGATCTGCGCCATCGCCACCGAGGTGTCGACCGGCTTATAGCCTCGGGTGTCGTCGCTGAAGTAGAAGAACGACCAGCCGAGCAGCACCACGACAGCCACGATCGTTACGGTGCGGAGAACGTTTTTCCGATTCATCAATCATCGGCCGTGCCGGCCAGGTCCTTCCGTATATACGTGCATGCAGCTCGAAATGTCCAGGTTACCGCCCATCCCGGTTGCGACGGGTCCCGACCAGACAACGACCGGCAGTTCCCAATGCGCGACCATGTCGACCGTCAGGCAAGTGTGACAGTCCAGACGGGCGGCACACCCACCGTGGTGATTACCCGCTATTGGTAATAACGAGCCTCGATCACGTTGCCGTCCGGATCCGGGAAGTAATAGCCCTGCGGGGCCCAGCCCTGGGCCCCGAAGGAGTGGTTCAGTCGGGCGCTGGTGTCGATGTGCTCTGCCTGCAACCGCCGATCCAGTTCGTCGTACTCAGCCTTCGACATCGCGATGCAGACGTGATTGACCGGGTGACCGGCGCTGCCCGCGACCTTGGTCATCGACTCGGTTGGGGCGGCGCCCTGTCGAGGCATCAGGTCGATGATGGAATCGTCGCTGACCCGCACGCTCGGAAACGGCGCCTCTCCGGCCTCGAATTCTTCAAACCGCACGGGTGCTAGGCCCACGACCCGGGTGTAGAAGTCCATCGAAGCTCGCGGGTCGCTCGTCCAGAGCACCACGTGGTCCAGCCGCATGCTTGTAGATGATGCGCTTGGGGGTCCCGATATCCAACCCGGTGGCAGTTCTCTGGCCCGTCTGTGCCCCCTTCACTGCGTCGTGCCGTTGTGATTTGGTGAGACGATGGGCGCATCAACCGAACGGTTAGTCGATGCCAACGGCGTGCAGCTGCGGGTGGTCGAGGCCGGGGACCGCGGCGCACCGGTGGTGGTGTTGTGCCATGGCTTTCCCGAACTGGCCTTTTCCTGGCGCCACCAGATTCCGGTCCTAGCCGAGGCGGGTTACCACGTGCTGGCTCCCGACCAGCGCGGGTACGGCGGCTCGTCGCGTCCAGAGCCTATCGAGGCGTACGACATCCACCACTTGACCGGCGACATCGTCGGACTGCTCGATGACGTCGGCGCGGACAAGGCGGTCTGGATCGGCCACGACTGGGGCTCGGTGGTGGTGTGGAACGCACCGCTGCTGCACCCCGACCGAGTCGCCGGCGTCGCGTCGCTGAGCGTGCCGGTGGTGACGCGATCGAGGAAGCCGCCAACTCAGGCGTTCCGCGACATTTTCGGCGACAACTTCTTCTACATCTTGTATTTCCAGGAGCCCGGCGTCGCCGACGCCGAACTCGACGCCGACCCGGCCCGCACGATGCGGCGCATGATGGGCAGTTTGAAGCTCACCGACGACCCCGACGGCCAACGCGCCGGCCTGCGGATGGTTGCGCCGGGGCCCGAAGGGTTCATCGAACGCCTCCCCGAACCCGACGGCCTGCCCTCGTGGATCAGCCAAGACGAACTCGATTACTACGTCAGCGAATTCAGCCGCACCGGCTTCACCGGCGGCCTGAATTGGTATCGCAACTTCGACCGCAATTGGGAGACCACTTCCGAACTCGCAGACTCCACCATTTCGGTGCCGTGCTTGTTCATCGGAGGTACGGGCGACCCGGTGCTGGGCTTCACCCCGCGCGACCGCGCCGCACGAGCGATCACGGGACCCTACCGCGAAGTGATGATCGAAGGTGCCGGGCACTGGCTGCAGCAGGAGCGGCCGGACGAGATCAACGCGGCACTGCTGGAATATCTCAAAGGAGTGGACTGGTGAGCGCACCGCTGCGATTCGGAGTCTTCATCACCCCGTTTCATCCGACGGGCCAATCCCCTACCGTCGCACTGGAATACGATATGGAGCGCGTCGTCGCCCTGGACCGGCTGGGATATGACGAGGCCTGGTTCGGCGAACACCATTCCGGCGGATATGAACTGATCGCCTGCCCGGAGGTGTTCATCGCGGCCGCCGCGGAGCGGACCAAGCACATCCGGCTGGGCACCGGCGTGGTGTCGTTGCCCTACCACCATCCGCTGATGGTCGCCGACCGCTGGGTGCTGCTGGACCATCTGACCCGCGGCAGGGTGATGTTCGGCGCCGGCCCCGGCGCATTGCCGTCGGACGCGTACATGATGGGCATCGATCCGATCGATCAGCGGCGGATGATGCACGAGTCGCTCGAGGCGATCCTGGCGCTGTTCCGCGCCGCTCCCGAAGAACGCGTGGACCGCCACTCGGACTGGTTCACGCTGCGCGACGCCCAGTTGCATATCCGCCCGTACACCTGGCCCTATCCCGAAATCTCTACGGCCGCCATGATTTCGCCGTCTGGGCCACGACTGGCCGGTGCGCTGGGCACCTCGCTGCTGTCCTTGTCGATGTCGGTTCCCGGTGGCTACGCGGCGCTGGAAAACACCTGGGAGGTGGTGCGCGAGCAGGCCGCCAAGGTGGGCCGCGACGAGCCCAACCGCCGCGATTGGCGGGTGCTGAGCATCATGCATCTGGCGGACACCCGGGAGCAGGCGATCGAGGATTGCACTTACGGCCTGCTCGACTTCTCCGCCTATTTCGGTGCCGCCGGTTTTGTCCCGTTGGCGAACACGGTCGAAGGCGGCCAGTCCCCCCGGGAGTTCGTCGCGGAGTATGCGGCCAAAGGCAATTGCTGCATCGGCACACCGGAAGACGCGATCGCCCACATCGAAGACCTGTTGGAGAGGTCAGGAGGTTTTGGCACCCTGCTGCTGCTCGGTCACGACTGGGCCTCACCCCAGGCGACGTACCACTCCTACGATCTGTTCGCCCGCAAGGTGATTCCGTACTTCAAGGGCCAACTGGCAGCGCCGCGCGCATCGCACGAGTGGGCAAAGGATAAGCGGGACGAATTGATCGGCCGGGCCGGCCAGGCCGTCGTGCAAGCGATTTCCCAGCATGTCGCCGAGCACGAGGGCGCGGACAGCTGATGCGCGCCTCGGTCCTGCGCGACGGACGGATGGTCTACCGCGACGACGTGCCCGATCCGGTTCCCGGGCCGGGCCAGGTGCTCGTCGGCGTGCGCGCGTGCGGGATCTGCGGTTCCGACCTGCATTTCGCGGCCCACGGCGCCGAGGTGGTGGCGCTGAGCAATGAGGTGGCCCACGGCCGCGGCATGGATCTCGACCTGAACCGGGACGTGTTCCTGGGGCACGAGTTCAGCGCCGAGGTACTCGAGGCCGGCCCCGACACCGAAACACATCCCCCGGGCACCCTGGTGACGTCGATCCCGGTCGTGTTGTCCGCGAAAGGCGTCGAGCCGATCGTCTTCAGCAACACCACGGTGGGCGGGTACGCGGAACGGATGTTGCTTTCGGCGCCGTTGTTGTTGCCCATCCCCAACGGTCTGGACCCTAAACACGCGGCCCTGGCCGAGCCCATGGCGGTGGGCTTGCACGCCGTGAACAAATCCGGGATCGAGTCGGGCGAGACGGCGTTGGTGATCGGCTGCGGCCCGATCGGCATCGCCATCATCGCGGCGTTGCGCGTCAGAGGCGTGGAAAACATCGTGGCATCAGA
This region includes:
- a CDS encoding alpha/beta fold hydrolase; translation: MGASTERLVDANGVQLRVVEAGDRGAPVVVLCHGFPELAFSWRHQIPVLAEAGYHVLAPDQRGYGGSSRPEPIEAYDIHHLTGDIVGLLDDVGADKAVWIGHDWGSVVVWNAPLLHPDRVAGVASLSVPVVTRSRKPPTQAFRDIFGDNFFYILYFQEPGVADAELDADPARTMRRMMGSLKLTDDPDGQRAGLRMVAPGPEGFIERLPEPDGLPSWISQDELDYYVSEFSRTGFTGGLNWYRNFDRNWETTSELADSTISVPCLFIGGTGDPVLGFTPRDRAARAITGPYREVMIEGAGHWLQQERPDEINAALLEYLKGVDW
- a CDS encoding VOC family protein encodes the protein MRLDHVVLWTSDPRASMDFYTRVVGLAPVRFEEFEAGEAPFPSVRVSDDSIIDLMPRQGAAPTESMTKVAGSAGHPVNHVCIAMSKAEYDELDRRLQAEHIDTSARLNHSFGAQGWAPQGYYFPDPDGNVIEARYYQ
- a CDS encoding zinc-binding dehydrogenase, with product MRASVLRDGRMVYRDDVPDPVPGPGQVLVGVRACGICGSDLHFAAHGAEVVALSNEVAHGRGMDLDLNRDVFLGHEFSAEVLEAGPDTETHPPGTLVTSIPVVLSAKGVEPIVFSNTTVGGYAERMLLSAPLLLPIPNGLDPKHAALAEPMAVGLHAVNKSGIESGETALVIGCGPIGIAIIAALRVRGVENIVASDFSPKRRDLARQMGAHQTIDPTQGSPFDSVRPAVVFEAVGVPGIINDVMRRARRGSRLVVAGVCMQADTVHPFFAIAKEITVQFSNAYTPEEFAASLHALAEGHIDVAPMITGEVGLEGVGAAFDDLADPDRHCKILVTP
- a CDS encoding LLM class flavin-dependent oxidoreductase; the protein is MSAPLRFGVFITPFHPTGQSPTVALEYDMERVVALDRLGYDEAWFGEHHSGGYELIACPEVFIAAAAERTKHIRLGTGVVSLPYHHPLMVADRWVLLDHLTRGRVMFGAGPGALPSDAYMMGIDPIDQRRMMHESLEAILALFRAAPEERVDRHSDWFTLRDAQLHIRPYTWPYPEISTAAMISPSGPRLAGALGTSLLSLSMSVPGGYAALENTWEVVREQAAKVGRDEPNRRDWRVLSIMHLADTREQAIEDCTYGLLDFSAYFGAAGFVPLANTVEGGQSPREFVAEYAAKGNCCIGTPEDAIAHIEDLLERSGGFGTLLLLGHDWASPQATYHSYDLFARKVIPYFKGQLAAPRASHEWAKDKRDELIGRAGQAVVQAISQHVAEHEGADS